The Setaria italica strain Yugu1 chromosome IX, Setaria_italica_v2.0, whole genome shotgun sequence genome has a window encoding:
- the LOC101758078 gene encoding LOW QUALITY PROTEIN: oligopeptide transporter 3 (The sequence of the model RefSeq protein was modified relative to this genomic sequence to represent the inferred CDS: deleted 2 bases in 1 codon) — protein MASRKSPVAAEERGEAGEGEGEGGWERCPVEEVALVVPETDDPSLPVMTFRAWTLGLASCVVLIFLNTFFTYRTQPLTISGILAQILVLPAGRFMAAVLPDREVRLLGGRLGSFNLNPGPFNVKEHVIITIFANCGVSYGGGDAYSIGAITVMKAYYKQTLSFVLALLIVLTTQILGYGWAGMLRRYLVDPAEMWWPSNLAQVSLFRALHEKEDGEKSRGPSRMRFFLIVFFASFAYYALPGYLLPILTFFSWACWVWPHSITAQQVGSGYHGLGIGAFTLDWAGISAYHGSPLVAPWASIANTAVGFVMFIYIIVPLCYWQFNTFDARRFPIFSNQLFTAAGQKYDTTKVLTKDFDLNVAAYDSYGKLYLSPLFAISIGSGFLRFTSTIVHVLLFHGSDMWKQSRSAMNAVKLDVHAKLMQRYKQVPQWWFLVLLLGSVVVSLLMAFVWKEEVQLPWWGMLFAFALAFVVTLPIGVIQATTNQQPGYDIIAQFMIGYALPGKPIANLLFKIYGRISTVHALSFLADLKLGHYMKIPPRCMYTAQLVGTVVAGVVNLAVAWWMLDNIENICDVEALHPDSPWTCPKYRVTFDASVIWGLIGPGRLFGRHGLYRNLVWLFVVGAVLPVPVWLLSRAFPEKKWIALINIPVISYGFAGMPPATPTNIATWLVTGTIFNYFVFRYRKGWWQKYNYVLSAALDAGTAFMGVLIFFALQNAHHELKWWGTEVDHCPLASCPTAPGIVVKGCPVF, from the exons CCGTCGCTGCCGGTGATGACATTCCGGGCGTGGACGCTGGGGCTGGCCTCCTGCGTCGTCCTCATCTTCCTCAACACCTTCTTCACCTACCGCACGCAGCCCCTCACCATCTCGGGGATCCTCGCCCAGATCCTCGTGCTCCCCGCGGGGCGCTTCATGGCCGCCGTCCTGCCCGACCGCGAGGTCAGGCTCCTCGGGGGACGGCTCGGGAGCTTCAACCTCAACCCGGGGCCATTCAACGTCAAGGAGCACGTCATCATCACCATCTTCGCCAACTGCGGCGTCtcctacggcggcggcgacgcataCTCCATCGGCGCCATCACCGTCATGAAGGCCTACTACAAGCAGACGCTCAGCTTCGTCCTCGCCCTCCTCATCGTCCTCACGACCCAG ATACTGGGGTACGGCTGGGCCGGCATGCTGAGGAGGTACCTGGTCGACCCTGCCGAGATGTGGTGGCCTTCTAATCTTGCCCAGGTCTCACTCTTCAG GGCGTTGCACGAGAAGGAGGACGGGGAGAAGTCCCGGGGCCCGTCGCGGATGCGCTTCTTCCTCATCGTCTTCTTCGCGAGCTTCGCCTACTACGCGCTGCCGGGGTACCTGCTACCGATCCTGACCTTCTTCTCGTGGGCGTGCTGGGTGTGGCCGCACAGCATCACGGCGCAGCAGGTCGGGTCCGGGTACCACGGCCTCGGCATCGGCGCCTTCACGCTCGACTGGGCGGGCATCTCGGCGTACCACGGGAGCCCGCTGGTGGCGCCGTGGGCGTCCATCGCCAACACGGCCGTCGGCTTTGTCATGTTCATCTACATCATCGTGCCGCTCTGCTACTGGCAGTTCAACACGTTCGACGCCCGAAGGTTCCCCATCTTCTCCAACCAGCTCTTCACGGCCGCCGGGCAGAAGTACGACACCACCAAGGTGCTCACCAAGGACTTCGACCTCAACGTGGCCGCCTACGACAGCTATGGCAAGCTGTACCTCAGCCCGCTCTTCGCCATCTCCATCGGCTCCGGCTTCCTGCGATTCACCTCCACCATCGTCCACGTCCTGCTCTTCCACGGCAG TGACATGTGGAAGCAGAGCAGGTCGGCCATGAACGCGGTGAAGCTGGACGTGCACGCGAAGCTGATGCAGAGGTACAAGCAGGTGCCGCAGTGGTGGTTCCTCGTGCTGCTGCTAGGCAGCGTGGTTGTGTCGCTGCTCATGGCCTTCGTCTGGAAGGAGGAGGTGCAGCTGCCGTGGTGGGGGATGCTCTTCGCCTTCGCGCTCGCCTTCGTCGTCACGCTCCCCATCGGCGTCATCCAGGCCACCACCAACCAG CAACCAGGGTACGACATCATCGCGCAGTTCATGATCGGCTACGCGCTGCCCGGCAAGCCTATCGCCAACCTGCTCTTCAAGATTTACGGCCGGATCAGCACCGTGCACGCGCTGTCGTTTCTCGCTGACCTCAAGCTCGGACACTACATGAAGATCCCCCCACGGTGCATGTACACGGCCCAG CTGGTCGGGACGGTGGTCGCCGGGGTGGTGAACCTGGCGGTGGCGTGGTGGATGCTGGACAACATCGAGAACATCTGCGACGTGGAGGCGCTGCACCCGGACAGCCCGTGGACGTGCCCCAAGTACCGTGTCACGTTCGACGCGTCGGTGATCTGGGGCCTGATCGGGCCGGGGCGTCTCTTCGGCCGGCACGGGCTGTACCGCAACCTGGTGTGGCTGTTCGTCGTCGGCGCCGTGCTCCCGGTGCCGGTGTGGCTGCTGAGCCGGGCGTTCCCGGAGAAGAAGTGGATCGCGCTCATCAACATCCCCGTCATCTCGTACGGGTTCGCCGGGATGCCGCCGGCCACGCCCACCAACATCGCCACCTGGCTCGTGACGGGCACCATCTTCAACTACTTCGTGTTCCGGTACCGCAAGGGGTGGTGGCAGAAGTACAACTACGTGCTCTCGGCGGCGCTCGACGCCGGGACGGCATTCATGGGGGTGCTCATCTTCTTCGCGCTCCAGAACGCGCACCACGAGCTCAAGTGGTGGGGGACGGAGGTGGATCATTGCCCGCTCGCCTCCTGCCCCACCGCGCCGGGCATCGTCGTCAAGGGCTGCCCGGTGTTCTGA
- the LOC101758493 gene encoding protein TORNADO 1 isoform X1, translating into MGDRMITITSTSKGEYTRDIGDVDLQAYNNVESIAFYQVPANLTSGFSMESERSLRVHVCMDNNGVNFLNRFLRHLVENEEKYRNLTDLLFHGIEWQIEDLQLLCSFLGLDSIVKQVEFQKNVFSTKSALALVPLSEMLQKNNTIKAVVFSECRIGSTGATLLASALANNRSVEEFQVWEDSIGSKGAEELSKMIEVNYMLKKLIILDNSSITVAPLISAVLARNRRVEVHIWGHSRGTKGGLDSCKIVEFLPETGSIRIYNNINSSGLQRVACALAWNTTVTTLDMSSVPLRSKWTKELRGVLERNKSLKTIKLSKCSLGNKAVVYVAAGLFKNNYVENLSLDGNRFGGVGLEHLLCPLSTFSPLQKQANTTLKVLSFGGEGAKIGRHGVTAILQMLETNQSLIQLAICNDASLKPTDVVKIFTSLERNATLRSLSLRGCKGVEGEVILQTIMGILEVNPWIEEIDLHETPLHISGKTEQIYEKLCQNGSVVLPNDFLDLPLSAPTCCRVFLCGQESAGKSTLHNSINECMNPLKSPCLDVPSTSKTPVEQTAYTSANKINAFFDGNTKLTMCNLDGHKESFALQDFMFLVHGGPCFFMIVSSLVAKPANRYPKTIDQIEWELIYWLKFLVSNAKRVSQLFLPSVTIVLTHYDKVAHLPEGLEPIAALVQRLREDFLPYAEIYPTVFAVDARSLVSVTRLTNHLRMTTKTILQRVPQVYEVCNDFVRILHDWRLKNNKAIIRWSEFRELCQLNVPALRLRSRRDNVEKVDTRRRAVAKSLHNLGEIIFLEELGALIMDCDWFCRDVLSQLATLKSVKTERNGFVHRQELERILQEKLRNQLQGSNWRAGASFQGSDVINLLLKLELCYEQDPGNPNTLLLVPAILEESKEGTQQWHLTIPECRYVGRRLKCKDTHMFLTSDFFPRLQVRLHNKIMCLGQQQGALYTLEKNLIYTVINGVHLRVELGKKDSSIDVLACSSKSVTDMVRIFHKLIIPTILNLSSSLMFEESIIRPDCVKYLIPHRFLQTQQLPLKRIKQILLSLPAESIYEYEHTWSAIESNKRIILQSGSDHARDMLSDDDFHEVLHRRYYDLQHLATELAVTPDNQQQPEIIPETDVVDPSILGIARGVEMVLQRLKRVEQGIRDLKEEIASLRYYEYHLVTELHRKMDYVMNYNIQLEERKVPQMFYLVSLDNRSKQLVTRILPGMRSLRVHMLCEFRREMHVVEDQLGCDLIQVDNQTVKSLLPYMSKFMKLLTFALKIGAHFIVGMGEMIPDLSREVVHLLDSSAMYGAAASAASVGALGAAALYGRGRNNSNQGGASDMGEDMKAARQWLVDFLKGQGVLTGMDIAQRFGLWRVRYRDDGHIAWICRKHIAAREDEIFELPL; encoded by the exons ATGGGTGACAGGATGATCACTATAACATCAACATCTAAGGGGGAGTATACCAGAGATATTGGAGATGTTGATTTGCAGGCCTACAACAACGTGGAGAGCATTGCGTTCTACCAGGTTCCAGCAAACTTGACATCAGGCTTCTCCATGGAAAGTGAGAGATCACTAAGAGTTCATGTCTGCATGGACAATAATGGTGTCAATTTCCTGAACAGGTTTCTTCGTCACCTTGTGGAGAACGAAGAGAAGTACAGAAATTTGACGGACCTCCTATTCCATGGTATTGAATGGCAGATTGAGGATTTGCAACTTCTCTGTTCATTTTTAGGCCTTGACTCGATTGTGAAGCAGGTGGAATTCCAGAAGAATGTTTTCAGCACAAAATCAGCACTTGCTCTTGTTCCACTCTCAGAAATGCTTCAAAAGAACAACACCATCAAGGCAGTTGTTTTCTCTGAGTGTAGAATTGGGTCCACTGGAGCCACATTGCTCGCTTCAGCATTGGCAAACAACAGAAGTGTGGAGGAGTTCCAAGTATGGGAGGACTCCATAGGTTCCAAGGGGGCAGAGGAGCTCTCCAAGATGATTGAGGTGAATTATATGCTGAAGAAGTTGATCATACTTGACAACAGCTCCATTACAGTGGCTCCGCTTATCTCTGCTGTCCTGGCACGCAACCGCAGAGTGGAGGTTCACATATGGGGACACAGTCGTGGCACTAAAGGTGGCTTGGATAGCTGTAAAATTGTTGAATTTCTGCCTGAGACTGGGAGCATTAGGATCTACAACAACATTAACTCCTCAGGCCTGCAACGGGTTGCTTGTGCTCTGGCATGGAATACCACAGTGACAACACTGGACATGTCAAGTGTCCCACTAAGGTCCAAATGGACCAAAGAGCTTAGAGGAGTTCTTGAACGGAACAAGAGCCTAAAAACCATCAAGCTTAGCAAATGTTCCCTTGGGAACAAAGCGGTGGTGTATGTAGCTGCGGGACTCTTCAAGAACAACTATGTAGAGAACTTGAGTTTGGATGGAAATAGATTTGGTGGAGTAGGATTGGAGCATCTGCTATGCCCTCTTAGCACCTTTTCTCCACTTCAGAAACAAGCCAATACCACATTGAAGGTTTTGAGTTTTGGAGGAGAGGGAGCAAAGATAGGCAGGCATGGTGTAACTGCAATCTTGCAGATGCTGGAGACAAACCAGAGCCTAATTCAGCTGGCAATATGCAATGATGCAAGCCTGAAGCCAACTGATGTTGTCAAAATCTTTACTAGTTTAGAGAGGAATGCTACTCTTCGAAGTTTGTCTTTGAGAGGTTGCAAGGGAGTTGAGGGGGAGGTAATCTTGCAGACGATTATGGGCATTTTAGAGGTTAATCCTTGGATTGAAGAAATTGACCTGCATGAAACACCTTTGCATATTTCTGGTAAAACAGAACAAATTTATGAGAAGCTCTGTCAGAATGGAAGTGTTGTTCTGCCAAATGATTTTCTTGATTTACCATTAAGTGCTCCTACTTGTTGCCGTGTTTTTCTATGTGGCCAGGAATCAGCAG GTAAGAGCACGCTACACAACTCCATAAACGAGTGCATGAACCCATTAAAGTCGCCCTGCCTGGATGTGCCAAGTACTTCGAAGACTCCAGTTGAGCAAACGGCGTACACCAGCGCGAATAAGATTAATGCTTTCTTTGATGGAAACACAAAGTTGACAATGTGTAATCTTGATGGACACAAGGAGAGTTTTGCCTTGCAGGATTTTATGTTTCTGGTGCATGGTGGTCCATGTTTTTTCATGATTGTATCTAGCTTGGTCGCTAAGCCTGCTAATCGATATCCCAAAACCATAGATCAGATTGAATGGGAACTGATATATTGGCTGAAGTTTTTGGTTTCAAATGCTAAGAGAGTTTCACAATTGTTTCTTCCCAGTGTAACTATAGTTCTCACCCACTATGATAAGGTAGCTCATCTACCAGAAGGGTTAGAGCCAATTGCTGCACTTGTACAAAGGCTCCGAGAAGACTTCCTTCCATATGCTGAGATTTACCCCACTGTTTTTGCTGTGGATGCAAGATCATTGGTTTCCGTTACTAGACTCACTAATCACCTCCGGATGACAACTAAGACAATTCTCCAGCGAGTACCTCAAGTTTATGAAGTATGCAATGACTTTGTTAGAATTTTGCATGACTGGAGGTTGAAGAACAATAAAGCTATAATCAGATGGTCTGAGTTCCGTGAACTATGTCAACTTAATGTTCCAGCACTAAGACTGAGATCAAGGCGTGATAATGTGGAGAAAGTGGACACAAGAAGACGTGCTGTTGCAAAATCACTGCATAACTTGGGTGAAATCATATTTTTGGAGGAGCTTGGAGCACTGATCATGGATTGTGACTGGTTCTGTCGAGATGTCCTCAGCCAACTAGCTACACTGAAATCAGTCAAGACAGAAAGAAATGGCTTTGTCCACAGACAAGAGCTGGAGAGGATTCTACAAGAGAAGCTGCGGAACCAACTTCAAGGATCAAACTGGAGAGCTGGTGCATCCTTCCAGGGCAGTGATGTCATAAATTTGCTGTTGAAACTAGAATTGTGTTATGAACAGGATCCTGGGAACCCAAACACATTACTTCTAGTGCCAGCTATTCTTGAGGAAAGCAAAGAAGGGACTCAACAGTGGCACTTAACTATTCCAGAATGCAGATATGTTGGAAGGCGTCTTAAATGCAAAGATACACACATGTTTTTGACAAGTGATTTCTTTCCAAGGCTTCAG GTTCGTCTGCACAACAAAATCATGTGCCTGGGACAACAACAGGGTGCACTCTACACTTTGGAGAAAAACCTTATTTATACAGTGATCAATGGTGTCCATTTAAGAGTAGAGCTGGGAAAGAAAGACTCATCCATAGATGTGCTTGCATGCTCCAGCAAAAGTGTTACTGACATGGTCAGGATATTCCACAAGTTGATAATCCCTACCATACTAAACTTGTCTTCCAGTTTGATGTTTGAGGAAAGCATTATCAGACCGGACTGTGTAAAGTATCTCATACCACATAGGTTCCTCCAAACACAGCAGCTGCCTCTGAAAAGAATAAAGCAAATTCTTTTGTCATTGCCAGCAGAAAGCATATATGAATATGAGCATACATGGAGTGCAATCGAGAGCAATAAAAGGATCATTTTACAATCAGGATCAGACCATGCCAGAGATATGCTGTCAGATGATGACTTCCACGAAGTTCTTCACCGTAGGTACTATGATCTACAGCACCTCGCAACTGAACTTGCTGTCACCCCAGACAATCAGCAGCAACCCGAGATCATCCCTGAAACAGATGTGGTTGATCCTTCCATATTAGGCATTGCAAGAGGTGTTGAGATGGTTCTCCAAAGACTGAAGAGAGTGGAACAAGGAATAAGGGACCTCAAGGAGGAAATAGCAAGCTTGAGGTATTACGAGTATCACCTTGTGACTGAACTCCACAGGAAAATGGACTACGTGATGAATTATAACATCCAGTTGGAGGAAAGGAAAGTACCTCAGATGTTCTATCTTGTAAGCCTGGACAACCGGTCCAAACAGCTGGTCACAAGAATACTGCCTGGGATGCGGTCCCTACGGGTGCACATGCTGTGTGAGTTCCGAAGAGAGATGCATGTAGTAGAAGACCAACTCGGCTGTGACCTGATTCAAGTGGACAACCAGACGGTGAAATCCTTGCTGCCTTACATGAGCAAGTTCATGAAGCTGCTGACCTTTGCTCTGAAGATCGGTGCCCATTTCATTGTCGGGATGGGGGAGATGATACCTGACCTGAGCAGGGAAGTGGTGCACCTGCTAGACTCCTCAGCCATGTATGGAGCGGCTGCATCCGCCGCGTCAGTGGGGGCTTTAGGTGCTGCAGCACTGTATGGAAGAGGGAGGAACAACAGCAACCAAGGTGGCGCGAGCGACATGGGAGAGGATATGAAGGCAGCCAGACAGTGGCTTGTGGATTTCTTGAAAGGGCAAGGGGTTTTGACAGGGATGGACATAGCGCAGAGATTTGGCCTGTGGAGGGTTCGGTACAGAGATGATGGCCACATTGCATGGATCTGCAGGAAGCACATCGCCGCAAGGGAAGATGAGATCTTCGAGCTGCCACTTTGA
- the LOC101758493 gene encoding protein TORNADO 1 isoform X2, whose protein sequence is MLICRPTTTWRALRSTRFLRHLVENEEKYRNLTDLLFHGIEWQIEDLQLLCSFLGLDSIVKQVEFQKNVFSTKSALALVPLSEMLQKNNTIKAVVFSECRIGSTGATLLASALANNRSVEEFQVWEDSIGSKGAEELSKMIEVNYMLKKLIILDNSSITVAPLISAVLARNRRVEVHIWGHSRGTKGGLDSCKIVEFLPETGSIRIYNNINSSGLQRVACALAWNTTVTTLDMSSVPLRSKWTKELRGVLERNKSLKTIKLSKCSLGNKAVVYVAAGLFKNNYVENLSLDGNRFGGVGLEHLLCPLSTFSPLQKQANTTLKVLSFGGEGAKIGRHGVTAILQMLETNQSLIQLAICNDASLKPTDVVKIFTSLERNATLRSLSLRGCKGVEGEVILQTIMGILEVNPWIEEIDLHETPLHISGKTEQIYEKLCQNGSVVLPNDFLDLPLSAPTCCRVFLCGQESAGKSTLHNSINECMNPLKSPCLDVPSTSKTPVEQTAYTSANKINAFFDGNTKLTMCNLDGHKESFALQDFMFLVHGGPCFFMIVSSLVAKPANRYPKTIDQIEWELIYWLKFLVSNAKRVSQLFLPSVTIVLTHYDKVAHLPEGLEPIAALVQRLREDFLPYAEIYPTVFAVDARSLVSVTRLTNHLRMTTKTILQRVPQVYEVCNDFVRILHDWRLKNNKAIIRWSEFRELCQLNVPALRLRSRRDNVEKVDTRRRAVAKSLHNLGEIIFLEELGALIMDCDWFCRDVLSQLATLKSVKTERNGFVHRQELERILQEKLRNQLQGSNWRAGASFQGSDVINLLLKLELCYEQDPGNPNTLLLVPAILEESKEGTQQWHLTIPECRYVGRRLKCKDTHMFLTSDFFPRLQVRLHNKIMCLGQQQGALYTLEKNLIYTVINGVHLRVELGKKDSSIDVLACSSKSVTDMVRIFHKLIIPTILNLSSSLMFEESIIRPDCVKYLIPHRFLQTQQLPLKRIKQILLSLPAESIYEYEHTWSAIESNKRIILQSGSDHARDMLSDDDFHEVLHRRYYDLQHLATELAVTPDNQQQPEIIPETDVVDPSILGIARGVEMVLQRLKRVEQGIRDLKEEIASLRYYEYHLVTELHRKMDYVMNYNIQLEERKVPQMFYLVSLDNRSKQLVTRILPGMRSLRVHMLCEFRREMHVVEDQLGCDLIQVDNQTVKSLLPYMSKFMKLLTFALKIGAHFIVGMGEMIPDLSREVVHLLDSSAMYGAAASAASVGALGAAALYGRGRNNSNQGGASDMGEDMKAARQWLVDFLKGQGVLTGMDIAQRFGLWRVRYRDDGHIAWICRKHIAAREDEIFELPL, encoded by the exons ATGTTGATTTGCAGGCCTACAACAACGTGGAGAGCATTGCGTTCTACCAG GTTTCTTCGTCACCTTGTGGAGAACGAAGAGAAGTACAGAAATTTGACGGACCTCCTATTCCATGGTATTGAATGGCAGATTGAGGATTTGCAACTTCTCTGTTCATTTTTAGGCCTTGACTCGATTGTGAAGCAGGTGGAATTCCAGAAGAATGTTTTCAGCACAAAATCAGCACTTGCTCTTGTTCCACTCTCAGAAATGCTTCAAAAGAACAACACCATCAAGGCAGTTGTTTTCTCTGAGTGTAGAATTGGGTCCACTGGAGCCACATTGCTCGCTTCAGCATTGGCAAACAACAGAAGTGTGGAGGAGTTCCAAGTATGGGAGGACTCCATAGGTTCCAAGGGGGCAGAGGAGCTCTCCAAGATGATTGAGGTGAATTATATGCTGAAGAAGTTGATCATACTTGACAACAGCTCCATTACAGTGGCTCCGCTTATCTCTGCTGTCCTGGCACGCAACCGCAGAGTGGAGGTTCACATATGGGGACACAGTCGTGGCACTAAAGGTGGCTTGGATAGCTGTAAAATTGTTGAATTTCTGCCTGAGACTGGGAGCATTAGGATCTACAACAACATTAACTCCTCAGGCCTGCAACGGGTTGCTTGTGCTCTGGCATGGAATACCACAGTGACAACACTGGACATGTCAAGTGTCCCACTAAGGTCCAAATGGACCAAAGAGCTTAGAGGAGTTCTTGAACGGAACAAGAGCCTAAAAACCATCAAGCTTAGCAAATGTTCCCTTGGGAACAAAGCGGTGGTGTATGTAGCTGCGGGACTCTTCAAGAACAACTATGTAGAGAACTTGAGTTTGGATGGAAATAGATTTGGTGGAGTAGGATTGGAGCATCTGCTATGCCCTCTTAGCACCTTTTCTCCACTTCAGAAACAAGCCAATACCACATTGAAGGTTTTGAGTTTTGGAGGAGAGGGAGCAAAGATAGGCAGGCATGGTGTAACTGCAATCTTGCAGATGCTGGAGACAAACCAGAGCCTAATTCAGCTGGCAATATGCAATGATGCAAGCCTGAAGCCAACTGATGTTGTCAAAATCTTTACTAGTTTAGAGAGGAATGCTACTCTTCGAAGTTTGTCTTTGAGAGGTTGCAAGGGAGTTGAGGGGGAGGTAATCTTGCAGACGATTATGGGCATTTTAGAGGTTAATCCTTGGATTGAAGAAATTGACCTGCATGAAACACCTTTGCATATTTCTGGTAAAACAGAACAAATTTATGAGAAGCTCTGTCAGAATGGAAGTGTTGTTCTGCCAAATGATTTTCTTGATTTACCATTAAGTGCTCCTACTTGTTGCCGTGTTTTTCTATGTGGCCAGGAATCAGCAG GTAAGAGCACGCTACACAACTCCATAAACGAGTGCATGAACCCATTAAAGTCGCCCTGCCTGGATGTGCCAAGTACTTCGAAGACTCCAGTTGAGCAAACGGCGTACACCAGCGCGAATAAGATTAATGCTTTCTTTGATGGAAACACAAAGTTGACAATGTGTAATCTTGATGGACACAAGGAGAGTTTTGCCTTGCAGGATTTTATGTTTCTGGTGCATGGTGGTCCATGTTTTTTCATGATTGTATCTAGCTTGGTCGCTAAGCCTGCTAATCGATATCCCAAAACCATAGATCAGATTGAATGGGAACTGATATATTGGCTGAAGTTTTTGGTTTCAAATGCTAAGAGAGTTTCACAATTGTTTCTTCCCAGTGTAACTATAGTTCTCACCCACTATGATAAGGTAGCTCATCTACCAGAAGGGTTAGAGCCAATTGCTGCACTTGTACAAAGGCTCCGAGAAGACTTCCTTCCATATGCTGAGATTTACCCCACTGTTTTTGCTGTGGATGCAAGATCATTGGTTTCCGTTACTAGACTCACTAATCACCTCCGGATGACAACTAAGACAATTCTCCAGCGAGTACCTCAAGTTTATGAAGTATGCAATGACTTTGTTAGAATTTTGCATGACTGGAGGTTGAAGAACAATAAAGCTATAATCAGATGGTCTGAGTTCCGTGAACTATGTCAACTTAATGTTCCAGCACTAAGACTGAGATCAAGGCGTGATAATGTGGAGAAAGTGGACACAAGAAGACGTGCTGTTGCAAAATCACTGCATAACTTGGGTGAAATCATATTTTTGGAGGAGCTTGGAGCACTGATCATGGATTGTGACTGGTTCTGTCGAGATGTCCTCAGCCAACTAGCTACACTGAAATCAGTCAAGACAGAAAGAAATGGCTTTGTCCACAGACAAGAGCTGGAGAGGATTCTACAAGAGAAGCTGCGGAACCAACTTCAAGGATCAAACTGGAGAGCTGGTGCATCCTTCCAGGGCAGTGATGTCATAAATTTGCTGTTGAAACTAGAATTGTGTTATGAACAGGATCCTGGGAACCCAAACACATTACTTCTAGTGCCAGCTATTCTTGAGGAAAGCAAAGAAGGGACTCAACAGTGGCACTTAACTATTCCAGAATGCAGATATGTTGGAAGGCGTCTTAAATGCAAAGATACACACATGTTTTTGACAAGTGATTTCTTTCCAAGGCTTCAG GTTCGTCTGCACAACAAAATCATGTGCCTGGGACAACAACAGGGTGCACTCTACACTTTGGAGAAAAACCTTATTTATACAGTGATCAATGGTGTCCATTTAAGAGTAGAGCTGGGAAAGAAAGACTCATCCATAGATGTGCTTGCATGCTCCAGCAAAAGTGTTACTGACATGGTCAGGATATTCCACAAGTTGATAATCCCTACCATACTAAACTTGTCTTCCAGTTTGATGTTTGAGGAAAGCATTATCAGACCGGACTGTGTAAAGTATCTCATACCACATAGGTTCCTCCAAACACAGCAGCTGCCTCTGAAAAGAATAAAGCAAATTCTTTTGTCATTGCCAGCAGAAAGCATATATGAATATGAGCATACATGGAGTGCAATCGAGAGCAATAAAAGGATCATTTTACAATCAGGATCAGACCATGCCAGAGATATGCTGTCAGATGATGACTTCCACGAAGTTCTTCACCGTAGGTACTATGATCTACAGCACCTCGCAACTGAACTTGCTGTCACCCCAGACAATCAGCAGCAACCCGAGATCATCCCTGAAACAGATGTGGTTGATCCTTCCATATTAGGCATTGCAAGAGGTGTTGAGATGGTTCTCCAAAGACTGAAGAGAGTGGAACAAGGAATAAGGGACCTCAAGGAGGAAATAGCAAGCTTGAGGTATTACGAGTATCACCTTGTGACTGAACTCCACAGGAAAATGGACTACGTGATGAATTATAACATCCAGTTGGAGGAAAGGAAAGTACCTCAGATGTTCTATCTTGTAAGCCTGGACAACCGGTCCAAACAGCTGGTCACAAGAATACTGCCTGGGATGCGGTCCCTACGGGTGCACATGCTGTGTGAGTTCCGAAGAGAGATGCATGTAGTAGAAGACCAACTCGGCTGTGACCTGATTCAAGTGGACAACCAGACGGTGAAATCCTTGCTGCCTTACATGAGCAAGTTCATGAAGCTGCTGACCTTTGCTCTGAAGATCGGTGCCCATTTCATTGTCGGGATGGGGGAGATGATACCTGACCTGAGCAGGGAAGTGGTGCACCTGCTAGACTCCTCAGCCATGTATGGAGCGGCTGCATCCGCCGCGTCAGTGGGGGCTTTAGGTGCTGCAGCACTGTATGGAAGAGGGAGGAACAACAGCAACCAAGGTGGCGCGAGCGACATGGGAGAGGATATGAAGGCAGCCAGACAGTGGCTTGTGGATTTCTTGAAAGGGCAAGGGGTTTTGACAGGGATGGACATAGCGCAGAGATTTGGCCTGTGGAGGGTTCGGTACAGAGATGATGGCCACATTGCATGGATCTGCAGGAAGCACATCGCCGCAAGGGAAGATGAGATCTTCGAGCTGCCACTTTGA
- the LOC101759982 gene encoding glucan endo-1,3-beta-glucosidase 4 — protein sequence MHTSLPPNAGRMKSWNLKKQAATRMTLLLYLILHFLAVMAQQDDRNWDKQWCIADEQTPDDVLQQALNWACGPGGADCTMIEPNKSCYLPNTVRDHASYAFNNYWRKFKKHGGTCYFNAAAIVTDLDPSHNSCHFEPAT from the exons ATGCATACTTCCTTACCACCAAATGCAGGCAGAATGAAGAGTTGGAATCTAAAGAAGCAGGCCGCAACTAGGATGACACTACTCCTTTATTTGATCCTCCACTTCCTTGCAGTGATGGCTCAGCAAG ATGATCGAAATTGGGACAAGCAATGGTGCATAGCAGATGAGCAAACACCAGATGATGTCTTACAGCAAGCTCTTAACTGGGCATGCGGTCCCGGTGGTGCAGACTGCACCATGATTGAGCCAAACAAATCTTGCTATCTTCCCAATACTGTCAGAGACCATGCATCATATGCCTTCAACAACTACTGGAGAAAGTTCAAGAAACATGGTGGTACTTGCTACTTCAATGCAGCTGCAATCGTCACCGACTTAGATCCAA GTCACAATTCCTGTCATTTTGAGCCAGCAACCTAG